A genomic stretch from Diprion similis isolate iyDipSimi1 chromosome 1, iyDipSimi1.1, whole genome shotgun sequence includes:
- the LOC124409341 gene encoding zinc finger MYM-type protein 1-like yields MIKKTKWYSIILDCTPDKSRIEQMSIIIRFVAYDQNPKKFEVKEHFLGFLPIADTTGKGLTEVILDKLQKLGIALSDTRGQGYDNGANMKGKHSGVQNRILRMNPRAFSVPCSAHTLNLVVGDAASVTGQTTAVSDTRWKSRVDAIKPVRYQLGEIYDALVEISLDDKRDNLSKYEARCLAQSIANFKFICSVIIWFDILNKVNVALKLLQSPALNIVNCCNILDRTTAFLKQYRSEKSFCRILNEAKDLASEVKVEPTFPPNNTVRVCHKKRNFEYEARDGRVTDPKEQFRTEFFYHVIDIAVISMEERFQQLQEHSNDFKFLYDIHTLKSSTKEEIMKSCKNLHGRLTNGEKMDIDGIDLCDEIMNLAAILPAGQSPIEVLNFIVKNDILSVVPNVVIALRILLTLPVSVASGEWSFSKLKIISHERLVGLATVSIESELCDRIDYQELIADFAKWIGVNKYEKAGSLSLPQVPQGLGAALTVLLYIFVVFLFYVNYRTDEIIAQIILETESQSLSHKLYSETRIAHSRHIGDRNESLCAPAFNERNSCDSTLTEYAQLIK; encoded by the exons atgataaaaaagacaaAGTGGTACTCCATCATATTGGACTGCACGCCCGATAAAAGTCGTATTGAACAGATGTCCATTATTATCAGATTCGTAGCATATGATCAGAATCCTAAGAAATTCGAAGTGAAAGAACATTTTCTTGGATTTCTCCCTATTGCTGACACTACCGGCAAGGGACTAACAGAGGTTATCCTTGATAAGTTACAGAAATTGGGCATAGCTCTTTCTGATACGCGTGGCCAAGGCTATGACAATGGGGCAAACATGAAGGGTAAACATTCTGGGGTGCAAAATAGAATCCTACGAATGAACCCTCGTGCTTTCTCCGTCCCTTGCTCAGCTCATACTCTCAATCTCGTAGTTGGTGATGCTGCTTCTGTCACGGGTCAAACTACAG CTGTCAGTGATACGCGTTGGAAAAGTAGGGTTGATGCCATCAAACCAGTGCGCTACCAGCTTGGAGAGATCTATGATGCACTTGTGGAAATTTCGCTCGATGATAAACGAGATAATCTATCGAAATATGAGGCTCGGTGCTTAGCCCAATCCATCgcgaattttaaattcatttgtaGCGTAATCATTTGGTTCGATATTCTGAACAAAGTTAATGTCgcattaaaattattacaaagtCCTGCTTTGAATATAGTTAATTGCTGTAACATTCTAGACAGAACCACAGCTTTTCTGAAGCAGTACAgatctgaaaaaagtttttgtagAATACTGAACGAAGCGAAAGACTTAGCATCTGAGGTGAAAGTAGAGCCGACATTTCCCCCTAACAACACGGTTCGCGTTTGCCATAAGAAACGTAATTTCGAATACGAAGCTCGAGATGGACGTGTTACAGATCCGAAAGAACAATTTAGAACAGAATTCTTTTACCACGTTATTGATATAGCAGTAATATCAATGGAAGAGAGATTTCAACAACTACAGGAGCACAgcaatgatttcaaatttctgtatGATATTCATACTCTCAAGTCTTCAACGAAAGAAGAGATAATGAAGAGCTGCAAAAATTTGCATGGAAGGTTAACGAATGGGGAGAAAATGGATATTGATGGCATTGATCTGTGCGACGAAATTATGAATCTAGCTGCAATCTTGCCGGCTGGTCAATCCCCAATTgaagttttgaatttcatcgtaaaaaatgatatacttTCAGTTGTACCTAACGTTGTCATTGCCTTGCGGATATTGTTAACTTTACCCGTTTCAGTAGCATCAGGAGAGTGGAGTTTCTCCAAACTAAAAATTATCAGCCACGAACGCTTAGTAGGATTGGCCACTGTATCTATTGAAAGTGAATTATGTGATCGCATCGACTATCAGGAACTTATTGCAGACTTTGCAAAA TGGATTGGAGTTAATAAATACG AGAAGGCGGGTTCTCTCAGCTTGCCCCAGGTGCCACAAGGGCTAGGCGCGGCGCTGACCGTATTACTCTATATATTcgttgtatttttgttttatgtaaACTACAGAACCGATGAAATAATTGCCCAAATTATTTTAGAGACCGAAAGTCAATCTCTCAGTCATAAATTATACTCGGAGACCAGAATT GCACACTCGCGGCATATTGGCGATCGAAATGAGAGCCTATGTGCTCCTGCATTTAATGAGAGAAATTCTTGCGACTCAACCTTGACTGAATACGCCCAATTAATAAAATAG